In Phaeodactylum tricornutum CCAP 1055/1 chromosome 10, whole genome shotgun sequence, a single genomic region encodes these proteins:
- a CDS encoding predicted protein, whose translation MATHTTRLLHQFLLILTLGTVSLIFEIYWTTHAIIEGNASTPEKNLWKYFSSFVSTRNAQIYISSIGFDSFAGRFTSPKPWNHSQFFPGRRKIDARDSAIYSFANISSASAAIPLVLTVSSENASSITTTKANTSGRKEHPDNTFSACILVMDDNHRLVEWIAYHYYALNLRHLVVTVDPHSRTRPTAVLDRWRDRMYIEEWNDRSFLPSNIGRSANDTVEQRHLKHRFRQAQFYKGCIRRLREFNRSWTTFIDSDEYLTINSRMVDNTALRMQQPGHVADYFHELTWQAHSGPNYTFAVNFGQSCVLLSRAMYGSVESTDEEIRRDVPDFLDPARFDTLRWRHRSTEDDHVLAKSLIDVSQVKQHHLDGKANAHKALVEMCKSNSWIAYTLPIGIHHYLGSWEQYSYRDDARDGGDAHSYETWQRKGSALVSTDDEIRPWIRGFVKMVGNGTALSLLEGAGLPTNRTA comes from the coding sequence ATGGCCACCCATACGACGCGATTATTGCACCAATTTCTCCTCATACTAACGCTTGGGACCGTGTCCTTAATTTTTGAAATTTACTGGACTACACATGCGATCATTGAAGGCAATGCGAGCACACCGGAAAAAAACCTTTGGAAATACTTTTCTTCATTCGTGTCGACAAGAAATGCCCAAATTTATATCAGCAGTATTGGCTTCGATAGCTTCGCTGGCCGATTCACGTCGCCGAAACCATGGAATCACTCTCAGTTCTTTCCTGGAAGAAGGAAAATCGATGCACGCGACTCCGCCATTTACAGTTTTGCCAACATATCGAGTGCTTCGGCTGCTATTCCACTCGTGCTGACGGTGAGCTCTGAGAATGCTAGCAGCATTACGACGACCAAAGCAAATACCTCCGGCCGAAAGGAACACCCCGACAATACATTTTCAGCATGCATCCTCGTCATGGACGACAACCATCGACTCGTGGAGTGGATTGCTTACCACTACTACGCCTTGAATCTGCGGCACTTGGTAGTTACGGTGGATCCTCATTCCAGAACGCGTCCTACGGCGGTACTAGATCGCTGGAGAGATCGCATGTATATCGAAGAATGGAATGATCGATCGTTTCTACCCTCTAATATTGGACGAAGCGCGAACGATACGGTCGAACAACGACATTTAAAGCATAGGTTTCGTCAAGCACAATTTTACAAGGGCTGTATCCGAAGACTAAGGGAATTCAACCGATCTTGGACGACTTTCATCGACTCCGATGAGTACCTTACCATCAATAGCCGCATGGTGGACAACACGGCGCTCCGGATGCAACAACCAGGACACGTCGCCGACTACTTTCACGAGTTAACATGGCAAGCGCACAGCGGACCAAACTACACCTTCGCTGTGAATTTCGGTCAATCCTGCGTTTTGCTATCACGCGCCATGTACGGATCAGTAGAAAGTACAGACGAGGAGATCCGTAGGGACGTGCCAGATTTTCTGGATCCAGCCCGCTTTGATACGCTGCGATGGCGGCATCGCTCAACCGAGGATGACCACGTGTTAGCCAAAAGTCTGATTGACGTCTCTCAAGTAAAGCAACACCACTTGGATGGCAAAGCCAATGCGCACAAAGCTCTTGTTGAAATGTGTAAGTCAAACTCGTGGATAGCGTATACACTGCCCATTGGCATTCATCACTACCTTGGTAGTTGGGAGCAGTATAGCTACCGAGACGACGCTCGCGATGGTGGCGATGCACACAGCTACGAGACGTGGCAAAGGAAAGGCTCTGCGCTGGTCAGTACAGATGACGAGATCCGCCCTTGGATTCGCGGGTTTGTAAAGATGGTAGGCAACGGTACGGCACTGTCTTTGTTGGAAGGAGCTGGGCTTCCCACAAACCGGACTGCGTAA
- a CDS encoding predicted protein, translating into MDTIDSHQETQLTVVNLYRLLYAMERDDAPTGQSWQSLLTRAELAQSLWQRIAPSVRDRQSTTNFKAWQYRVERACARAQQAAEDRRRQDPNAENDLVKQIFFANRQSPQETGQGEDDENDDDDESTSSQLDTFSEHTPSPSPNAATTNQRFSNASLEDLQKEQRNQIEQAIGQMAAQMKAEMSRIHETLRNQTEDLDDMEDLAADNVQKVSEVADDVKHHVSASWSRTIGTWTMIFVMLGAFLFCLVTIQMAPKRKGTCLFYCPTPDTELFCRLLPTGQKECVDSEQIRRTKVDEAAETEDSSFLYMDDTNQFVFDNGDPQDKLPSVATCELDMNGDCVEEYFDDDEEVFVLPPAEQIRHEALRDYTQMQCAANDIQASLSEASHQVEGIQYSSPSSKDEALIQSTKKRESLTSERELPKV; encoded by the coding sequence ATGGACACTATCGACAGTCATCAAGAAACGCAATTGACAGTGGTCAATCTGTATCGTTTGCTGTACGCTATGGAACGGGACGACGCTCCAACTGGTCAGTCGTGGCAGTCGCTCTTGACGCGAGCCGAACTGGCACAGTCTTTGTGGCAGCGTATCGCACCTTCCGTTCGCGATAGGCAATCAACCACAAATTTCAAAGCCTGGCAATACCGAGTGGAAAGAGCCTGCGCCCGGGCTCAGCAAGCTGCTGAGGACCGTCGGCGGCAGGATCCGAACGCCGAAAATGATTTAGTGAAGCAGATATTTTTCGCCAATCGCCAAAGCCCCCAAGAAACTGGACAGggtgaagacgacgaaaacgacgacgacgacgagagcACCTCTTCACAACTCGACACGTTTAGTGAACACACGCCATCCCCGTCTCCAAACGCCGCTACCACGAATCAGCGTTTTTCCAACGCCAGTTTGGAAGACTTACAAAAAGAGCAGCGTAATCAAATCGAACAAGCTATTGGTCAAATGGCCGCTCAAATGAAAGCGGAGATGTCCCGGATCCACGAAACGCTTCGGAACCAAACCGAAGATCTCGACGACATGGAAGATTTGGCGGCTGATAATGTCCAGAAGGTTTCTGAGGTGGCGGACGACGTGAAGCATCACGTGTCGGCCAGTTGGTCGCGAACGATTGGCACTTGGACAATGATTTTTGTCATGCTGGGtgcctttttgttttgccTCGTGACCATTCAAATGGCACCCAAACGAAAAGGGACTTGCTTGTTTTACTGCCCCACGCCAGATACGGAGCTCTTTTGCCGTTTGCTTCCAACTGGGCAGAAAGAATGCGTTGATAGTGAACAAATCCGCCGTACGAAAGTGGACGAAGCCGCTGAAACCGAGGATAGTTCATTTTTGTATATGGACGACACTAATCAATTTGTCTTTGACAATGGAGATCCCCAAGACAAGTTGCCAAGCGTTGCAACGTGTGAGCTTGATATGAACGGCGATTGCGTGGAAGAATattttgacgacgatgaggaagtTTTTGTTCTTCCGCCAGCGGAACAAATACGTCACGAAGCGCTCCGTGATTACACACAAATGCAATGCGCCGCCAACGATATCCAGGCTTCTCTTTCGGAAGCCAGCCACCAAGTCGAGGGTATCCAATACTCTTCACCATCTTCCAAAGATGAAGCTTTAATTCAGAGCACAAAAAAGAGAGAATCGTTGACAAGCGAAAGAGAGCTTCCAAAAGTTTGA
- a CDS encoding predicted protein — MQSALELRLGEYEAQGKVSRRDYVHFQSLLQKHPSYRANIERELDLMIARQESLHHHDSSSSATSTASRSSTTEATSSLASSSPSSILRKKSAGSLHVTWVDRDRRDLEVVSTKETLRGTKHSSATELLSKLSFEDKENSHVPLAPSVLGKQAILERVDRILRPKDVQGKLSLDEIKTLFVEMCFFARLGFVQPPSCLHCSYRESINRKERSAACTRWVIWRRNATVVLHPDRISDDLIILLQCRAARQLLRGEMVDGCCWNAKSKQVESRR, encoded by the coding sequence ATGCAATCCGCTTTGGAATTAAGGCTCGGCGAGTACGAAGCACAGGGTAAAGTATCCCGACGCGACTACGTGCACTTTCAGTCACTCCTACAAAAGCATCCTTCCTATCGAGCCAACATAGAGCGCGAGCTTGATTTGATGATTGCGCGACAAGAGTCCTTGCATCACCACGATTCATCGTCATCGGCCACTTCTACTGCTAGTCGCTCCTCGACTACTGAAGCCACCTCTTCTTTGGCAAGCTCCTCTCCTTCATCGATTCTACGAAAAAAATCTGCGGGATCTTTGCACGTGACTTGGGTCGATCGAGACCGTCGTGACCTTGAAGTGGTTTCGACAAAAGAAACACTAAGAGGGACAAAGCACTCTTCTGCAACGGAACTCTTGTCGAAATTGAGTTTTGAAGACAAGGAAAATTCTCATGTTCCTTTGGCACCATCTGTACTGGGTAAACAAGCCATTCTGGAGCGAGTGGATAGAATTTTGCGTCCTAAAGATGTACAAGGAAAACTTTCATTGGATGAAATTAAAACACTCTTTGTCGAAATGTGCTTCTTCGCTCGTCTTGGCTTTGTACAACCTCCTTCGTGTCTTCACTGTTCCTACCGAGAGAGCATCAATAGAAAGGAACGATCGGCAGCTTGTACACGGTGGGTAATTTGGCGTCGAAACGCGACGGTCGTTTTACACCCAGACCGAATCAGCGATGACCTCATAATATTGCTGCAATGTCGGGCAGCGCGACAGCTGTTGCGTGGGGAAATGGTCGACGGATGTTGTTGGAATGCGAAGTCGAAGCAAGTTGAATCGAGGCGCTGA
- a CDS encoding predicted protein, whose amino-acid sequence MGQILSNLLQIFYTKKLDIVVIGLENSGKTTLLSVLAHGQAVETVPTIGLNVKVFKKGKVNMKCWDIGGQEQYRSEWSRYTKGCDVVLYVVDAAAPQKLPTAKKELHKLLDDGSIGATPLLVLANKIDLPEHVGESELIEKLQLNYVLETPWMVLPISALQCTNMDQVVEWLTAQGK is encoded by the exons ATGGGACAAATCCTCAGCAATCTACTTCAGATCTTCTACACGAAAAAGCTGGATATTGTGGTAATTGGACTCGAGAATAG TGGGAAAACGACGCTGCTTTCGGTACTGGCACATGGACAAGCCGTCGAGACGGTGCCAACGATTGGTCTTAATGTCAAGGTCTTCAAAAAGGGCAAGGTCAACATGAAGTGTTGGGAT ATTGGTGGTCAAGAACAGTATCGATCAGAATGGTCTAGGTATACAAAAGGATGTGACGTTGTGTTGTACGTCGTCGATGCTGCAGCTCCGCAAAAACTACCGACTGCCAAAAAAGAGCTCCACAAGCTACTGGATGACGGGTCCATTGGTGCTACACCCTTGCTTGTATTGGCAAACAAGATTGATCTGCCAGAACACGTAGGTGAATCGGAATTGATCGAAAAGTTGCAATTGAACTACGTCTTAGAAACGCCTTGGATGGTTCTGCCCATTTCGGCCTTACAGTGTACCAATATGGATCAAGTTGTGGAATGGTTGACGGCACAAGGAAAATAA
- a CDS encoding predicted protein: MMLAQKWLCVHVFWALSCLLSDAFVPGQRRSTVLSQRTLERPSRFHRPGGSLLENTFGGEMEIEKDTKQQKLPFSDREMTVLTHIADPVPVTEEQFRQDEEYMLSAILEAETAGGERGVASAFPKPTVGAVLVADDGRILGKARSDFRNDAVRAAIAQAGLEVTPLSEWCVSWPSSEQLRKDLETSTLYVTLEPSSEREGTALPPITQLIELVGIPRVVIGCADPIQERHSKGAAALHSAGIEVRMGSVLEEECENLIVAYAQLANSKLHKMARTHFNLFGRPLGFLHCSVVDSDNIEAFARQGNAFGTKFGGQNLSFRKFGAYEIAPPPEVIWADDGDDDDFDDEEFLSVEFEDEDFQGDMSGTPMMPWYEQADAVVATFPKQGNGPSDDGSLAARLSGLKWLATHGCDLPAGVERIVVMDATDLKELPLKNGGPDLPNHVDIEKFWRANHRKPTRVLLRRGNEAQARAAADAAAAAAKAAAEAAAAAAAAIETGDAAKAAEAAIQWQKNAEESTKQIQDELLKSQALKRNLEEMGVIVELLDGSEPIDVMKHLGERSGLHTIVWRAGCWGERGVQSILAGAFQWVSAHLAVDAVGGKFWQLMLAENAVQAACGPERKVKVFADQEDISLEYCDEPAADSDCSMTINGRPVRHIRLDCRVALVDSNRPREFVIAKTKKLDRKIIEEDAPWFL; the protein is encoded by the exons ATGATGCTCGCACAAAAATGGCTGTGTGTGCACGTCTTTTGGGCGCTTTCCTGCCTCTTGTCGGATGCGTTTGTCCCGGGGCAGCGCAGATCGACCGTGTTGTCTCAGCGGACGCTGGAAAGGCCGAGCAGATTTCATCGCCCTGGCGGTAGCCTGCTCGAAAATACCTTTGGCGGCGAAATGGAGATAGAGAAAGACACGAAGCAGCAAAAGCTGCCTTTTTCCGACAGGGAAATGACGGTACTAACACATATTGCCGATCCCGTTCCCGTCACGGAAGAGCAATTTCGGCAGGACGAAGAATACATGCTTAGCGCTATTCTCGAGGCTGAAACAGC TGGAGGAGAACGTGGTGTTGCGTCGGCGTTCCCCAAGCCGACTGTCGGTGCTGTTCTGGTGGCCGACGACGGACGTATCCTCGGAAAGGCACGGAGTGATTTTAGAAACGATGCCGTTCGGGCTGCGATTGCACAGGCGGGTCTTGAAGTAACACCATTATCTGAGTGGTGCGTCTCCTGGCCTTCCTCGGAACAGCTACGAAAAGATCTGGAAACCAGTACTTTGTACGTGACCTTGGAACCATCGTCCGAGCGGGAAGGTACGGCCCTTCCTCCTATAACACAGCTGATCGAGCTCGTTGGTATTCCTCGTGTCGTCATTGGATGTGCCGACCCGATCCAGGAACGACATTCCAAGGGTGCCGCCGCCTTGCACTCTGCGGGCATCGAAGTCCGCATGGGATCGGTATTGGAAGAAGAGTGCGAAAATCTGATCGTGGCCTATGCTCAGCTCGCGAACAGCAAGCTCCATAAAATGGCACGCACACATTTCAACTTGTTTGGACGACCTCTCGGATTTTTACACTGTTCGGTGGTGGATTCGGACAATatcgaagcgtttgctcGTCAGGGTAACGCTTTCGGTACCAAGTTCGGTGGCCAGAATCTGAGTTTCCGGAAGTTTGGAGCATACGAAATCGCTCCGCCTCCCGAAGTCATCTGGGCTGatgatggcgacgatgatgactttgacgacgaagaatttttGTCGGTCGAATTCGAAGATGAGGACTTTCAGGGAGACATGAGTGGAACTCCGATGATGCCATGGTACGAGCAAGCCGACGCGGTAGTAGCAACGTTCCCCAAACAAGGGAACGGTCCCAGCGATGATGGTTCCTTGGCTGCTCGTTTGAGTGGGTTAAAATGGTTGGCGACGCACGGATGTGATCTCCCCGCCGGCGTGGAGCGTATCGTTGTCATGGACGCCACCGATCTGAAAGAACTCCCACTGAAAAATGGTGGACCGGATTTACCGAACCACGTGGATATTGAAAAGTTTTGGCGAGCTAACCACCGCAAGCCTACCCGTGTATTGTTGCGTCGGGGAAACGAAGCTCAGGCTCGAGCTGCTGCCGATGCTGCAGCTGCAGCGGCTAAAGCAGCCGCCGAAGCGGCcgcagcggcggcggccgccaTCGAGACCGGAGATGCGGCCAAGGCAGCGGAAGCAGCAATTCAATGGCAAAAGAATGCGGAGGAGTCTACAAAGCAAATTCAGGATGAACTTCTTAAATCACAAGCTTTGAAACGTAACCTGGAGGAAATGGGTGTTATTGTCGAATTGCTGGACGGAAGCGAACCGATCGATGTCATGAAACATTTAGGCGAGCGCAGTGGTCTGCACACAATTGTATGGAGAGCGGGCTGCTGGGGTGAGCGCGGAGTACAATCTATTTTGGCGGGTGCTTTTCAATGGGTATCGGCTCACTTGGCTGTTGATGCGGTGGGCGGAAAGTTCTGGCAGCTCATGTTGGCGGAGAATGCG GTCCAAGCGGCATGCGGACCCGAACGCAAAGTCAAAGTTTTTGCCGACCAAGAGGACATTTCTCTGGAGTACTGCGATGAGCCTGCGGCTGACAGCGACTGTAGTATGACAATTAACGGACGTCCAGTGCGGCATATTCGACTAGATTGCCGTGTAGCATTGGTCGACTCCAATCGGCCTCGTGAATTTGTCATTGCCAAGACGAAAAAGTTGGACCGCAAAATTATCGAAGAAGACGCGCCTTGGTTTCTTTAA
- a CDS encoding predicted protein: MLRDLAETLEQATPRQTEEEDSDSDDDDIEGILRHQSETGQISLSALKAYIRSGLQSHGTDVRFNDRDLFGDGDQSPIHLDHQGKQFYRELFRTGGDIRQLAALGCEPLSPFAKMCVTGAVHAVREMLQQLDDPLGFAPTKLIQALEKRETSMRLSPLLMIVSMGKSLQLPKTSLAQKQRQVAEILLEYGARPDAKDVCGKTVCHYGMDQEATAMTQYVADLCIVANQSSHFFNQKVVLHSLHNESMNGKIGIAKGYVVSTKRRAVLIMDTKKIVGIKPENILLQQPSKAPQELVKLYDAQDRLGEVCLLECVLKNCVDATQHLLGEHNARVDIEDWDGFSPLSMATIPADSPANEASRIISKYTAKKKRQREKNFSKEGSLSNTKV; encoded by the exons ATGCTCCGAGATCTCGCCGAAACGCTGGAACAAGCCACGCCAAGGCAAACAGAGGAGGAGGATTCCGAcagcgatgatgatgacatCGAGGGTATCCTGCGACATCAATCCGAGACGGGGCAAATATCCCTGTCAGCTTTGAAAGCTTACATTCGCTCTGGATTGCAGTCGCACGGAACCGACGTGCGGTTTAACGACAGAGACTTGTTCGGAGACGGCGACCAGTCACCGATTCACTTGGATCACCAAGGGAAACAGTTTTATCGTGAGCTCTTTCGGACGGGTGGCGACATTCGTCAGCTAGCCGCCCTGGGCTGCGAGCCACTCAGTCCGTTTGCAAAAATGTGCGTAACGGGTGCCGTACATGCAGTGCGAGAAATGTTGCAACAATTGGACGACCCGTTGGGATTCGCTCCAACGAAACTCATACAAGCGTTGGAAAAGAGAGAAACTTCCATGCGGCTTTCTCCGCTGCTCATGATCGTGTCAATGGGAAAGAGTTTGCAATTGCCAAAGACGTCTTTGGCTCAGAAGCAACGACAGGTTGCGGAGATTTTATTGGAGTACGGCGCCCGCCCAGATGCCAAGGATGTTTGTGGAAAA ACAGTGTGTCACTACGGAATGGACCAAGAGGCGACAGCCATGACTCAATACGTTGCTGACCTGTGTATTGTTGCAAACCAGTCGAGCCATTTTTTCAATCAAAAGGTTGTCTTGCACAGTCTGCATAACGAAAGCATGAACGGCAAGATCGGTATTGCCAAAGGCTATGTAGTCAGCACAAAACGACGAGCAGTTCTAATAATGGACACGAAAAAGATAGTCGGTATTAAGCCGGAAAACATACTGTTGCAGCAACCTTCGAAAGCACCTCAAGAGTTGGTAAAGCTGTACGACGCACAGGATCGACTCGGTGAAGTCTGCCTCCTCGAATGCGTCCTTAAAAATTGCGTCGATGCCACCCAGCACTTGCTCGGTGAACACAATGCACGCGTCGACATTGAGGACTGGGATGGGTTTTCACCACTaagcatggcaacaatcCCGGCAGACAGTCCGGCAAATGAAGCCAGCCGCATTATTAGCAAGTATACAGCAAAAAAGAAGAGGCAACGTGAAAAAAACTTTTCCAAGGAAGGAAGCCTTTCTAACACGAAAGTATAG
- a CDS encoding predicted protein, producing MSASATARVKDLKEALSKELPVDSGESVERVHDVLQALDRCEMTLEILSDTMIGKIVSQLKSHPTLNTTAKALVKKWKQVAKHTSETNSHSNTTPGRPALSSSSLSVSPSVNKPEKQTSERRDSRVNSPPAAADLEWQGLAPMRQNICKKFYELLLLAKPALTEAGVNTDAVDHLIGPRAVEIEASLTEKFRDRKGYTDKARSLAFNLKKNQSLCQEVILGQVSASELVSFTSEQLASAETRQARATEAKKLIDSRRLDWDQANEDKINEMCGIKGDLLNASLFTCGRCKSVKTTSTQKQTRSADEPMTVFVLCLNCGNRWKC from the coding sequence ATGTCCGCTTCTGCAACTGCCCGGGTAAAAGACCTGAAAGAGGCACTGTCAAAGGAGCTCCCAGTGGATTCTGGTGAGTCTGTCGAACGTGTGCACGATGTACTGCAAGCTCTGGATCGTTGTGAAATGACGCTCGAAATTCTGTCCGACACTATGATCGGCAAAATAGTCTCGCAACTGAAGTCGCACCCGACGCTGAATACTACAGCCAAAGCGCTGGTGAAAAAGTGGAAGCAGGTTGCCAAGCATACATCAGAAACGAATAGCCACTCCAATACTACCCCCGGTAGACCAGCGCTGTCTTCGAGCAGTCTGTCCGTTAGTCCCTCCGTCAATAAACCAGAAAAGCAAACATCTGAGCGTCGAGATAGCAGGGTAAACTCTCCACCCGCAGCTGCAGATTTGGAATGGCAAGGCCTCGCTCCCATGCGACAGaatatttgcaaaaagtTTTACgagctgctgcttttggcGAAACCGGCTCTCACCGAGGCGGGTGTCAACACCGACGCCGTAGATCACTTGATTGGTCCCCGAGCGGTAGAAATTGAAGCATCACTAACAGAAAAGTTTAGAGATCGTAAAGGATATACGGACAAGGCTCGATCCCTAGCCTTTAACTTGAAAAAGAATCAATCGCTTTGTCAAGAAGTCATTCTTGGGCAGGTTTCTGCATCGGAGCTCGTCTCCTTTACATCTGAACAACTCGCGTCGGCCGAAACGCGTCAAGCACGAGCGACCGAAGCCAAAAAACTTATTGATTCTAGGCGACTTGATTGGGATCAGGCCAACGAAGATAAGATCAACGAAATGTGCGGTATCAAGGGAGACTTGTTGAACGCGTCGCTCTTTACCTGTGGCCGTTGTAAGTCCGTCAAAACAACAAGTACACAAAAACAAACACGAAGTGCGGATGAACCCATGACAGTTTTCGTTCTCTGCTTAAATTGCGGAAATCGATGGAAGTGTTAA
- a CDS encoding predicted protein, giving the protein MELFQIRPALTPLETFDSADGTSFVRKLENNDGNRTLLYVLSGVMIGIALASGALIALIVCYFGRNRDEGKVENKVYNIALDDTHSDPSSAESSNENDASDDMENEDHSHDELDSEAWDYSIGPGMVEHIMDTIVDLDEESLEDEQGSENSTIDKCTDDLNSSHGFEV; this is encoded by the exons ATGGAATTGTTTCAAATTCGACCGGCTTTGACCCCACTTGAGACATTTGACAGCGCGGACGGAACGTCGTTTGTTCGAAAGCTTGAGAacaatgatggaaatcgaaCGTTGCTGTATGTTTTGTCGGGAGTCATGATTGGGATTGCCTTGGCCTCTGGGGCATTAATTGCTTTAATAGTTTGCTACTTTGGCCGCAATCGTGACGAGGGGAAAGTAGAAAACAAAGTGTACAATATTGCACTCGACGATACACATTCCGACCCTTCGTCTGCCGAAAGTTCTAACGAAAACGATGCTTCCGACGACATGGAAAATGAAGACCATTCTCACGATGAATTGGATTCTGAGGCCTGGGACTATTCAATC GGACCGGGGATGGTTGAGCATATAATGGATACAATAGTTGATTTGGATGAAGAGTCCCTTGAAGACGAGCAAGGGTCAGAAAATTCAACGATCGACAAATGTACTGACGATTTAAACTCTTCGCATGGATTCGAAGTGTGA
- a CDS encoding predicted protein: MNGADMGAWCQLFFDNLGTLLGVLIAVQDMENFGVSRGVINETVFGKIVPGVGISLLVGNVYYSWQAIRLTNKFGRQYTAQPYGINTPAAFSFVFNIMYTVYFIKADFAAGNNDEAFLLAYKVALAANFITGLIGVFLGCFGRLILKIVPPAALLVPIAGIGIAFLGLEQLTGTISAPLVGYSTIMWVFLGWYAGIKVGVGPWRIPEAVMVILVGVVLGWATGLNKKEDVREASDLVKWWGLKWTGTELFEDFGEVVDYLGIVIPIGISASSSTLMCLVSAKEAGDPFPVHETMISDGIGTMIGAFFGNPFGAVIYIGHPAYKRSGAQVGYSLANGILYMVMSLIGVLALIQSFVNRATIGPIILFVGIMINEEALNFIPSRHYAAYIVGLFPSIYDWVVNISNRSPLEGTAADGGSYNTGFPGGSGWIGVLAWKRGALLVSMVWTSMIVMVIDRKWTKALIWALVGAAFSVFGIIHMPE, from the exons ATGAATGGCGCCGATATGGGAGCGTGGTgtcagctgttcttcgaTAACCTAGGAACCTTGCTCGGTGTGTTGATTGCTGTGCAGGATATGGAAAACTTTGGCGTTAGTCGGGGAGTTATCAACGAAACCGTTTTTGGCAAGATTGTTCCCGGCGTGGGAATCAGTCTCTTGGTCGGCAACGTCTACTATTCCTGGCAAGCCATTCGGCTGACAAATAAATTCGGAAGACAGTACACGG CTCAACCCTACGGCATCAACACTCCTGccgccttttcctttgtcttcAACATCATGTACACGGTTTATTTCATCAAAGCCGATTTTGCCGCTGGAAACAACGACGAAGCATTTCTGTTGGCCTACAAGGTGGCCTTGGCCGCAAACTTTATTACAGGTCTCATTGGGGTCTTTTTGGGCTGTTTTGGGCGTCTCATTCTCAAAATCGTCCCTCCCGCTGCCCTGCTGGTTCCCATTGCGGGGATTGGGATTGCGTTTTTGGGGCTCGAGCAGCTTACCGGTACCATCTCCGCACCCTTGGTGGGATACAGTACCATCATGTGGGTCTTTCTGGGATGGTACGCCGGAATCAAGGTCGGCGTGGGTCCGTGGCGCATCCCAGAAGCCGTCATGGTTATCTTGGTGGGAGTGGTTTTGGGCTGGGCAACCGGGCTCAACAAAAAAGAGGATGTACGCGAGGCTTCCGATCTCGTCAAATGGTGGGGTCTCAAGTGGACTGGAACCGAGCTTTTTGAAGACTTTGGTGAAGTCGTTGATTACCTCGGTATCGTTATTCCGATCGGAATTAGCGCGTCGTCAAGCACCCTCATGTGTCTGGTCAGTGCCAAGGAAGCGGGTGATCCCTTTCCCGTACACGAAACTATGATTTCGGATGGAATTGGAACAATGATTGGAGCCTTTTTTGGCAACCCTTTTGGAGCCGTGATTTATATTGGACACCCAGCTTACAAGCGCTCTGGAGCCCAGGTTGGGTACTCCTTGGCTAACGGGATTTTGTACAT GGTCATGTCCTTGATCGGAGTTCTTGCCCTGATCCAGAGTTTTGTAAATCGTGCCACGATCGGACCCATCATTCTGTTCGTTGGTATCATGATTAACGAAGAAGCGTTGAACTTTATTCCTTCTCGGCATTATGCTGCTTACATAGTTGGTTTATTCCCGTCAATATACGATTGGGTAGTGAACATTTCCAACCGCTCTCCCTTGGAGGGCACAGCTGCTGATGGAGGCTCTTACAATACAGGTTTCCCTGGTGGAAGTGGTTGGATTGGAGTTTTGGCGTGGAAGCGAGGAGCTCTTTTGGTTTCCATGGTTTGGACTTCGATGATTGTCATGGTAATCGATCGCAAGTGGACCAAGGCTCTGATTTGGGCCCTCGTTGGAGCCGCGTTCTCTGTGTTTGGAATTATTCACATGCCGGAA